The following proteins are encoded in a genomic region of Drosophila miranda strain MSH22 chromosome 4, D.miranda_PacBio2.1, whole genome shotgun sequence:
- the LOC108161253 gene encoding ATP-binding cassette sub-family C member Sur isoform X2 — protein sequence MTQLFNIIHCNHLNGRVRSIYENLNTNVCGIDRVKLLFTCVSILILLFACFFLWNKYETCHKTLLKFHNLRAAVSLLMLAGSSLDLARSLLPQRSARQLSRLFELWNRDTNFLVIIGAGEAWNALASTILTILLMCYHRVIERKKKTVFLYASMAVEVLALALRSNELTEVAYYEEVLELQTCLVGMSVLCLLVLASLDGYTIYNEHFRDNYVDDHGKIGYKHSLATFYSKSCFWWLTPLLRLGYTEPLELEDLGAMKLEDSARSHYDHFLYVYTDEMKKSSSSPSLWYCYAKNSWRMFAFGGILKLAGDLFALIGPLAIQQIVQYIEELYATATNPSKQWNVKDEGGQPLMLAFNVSGIHIGQVRVYYATWSELLTNGWSIAWIVLLAAITQGALSQASTHILNMTGIWIKTSLQGLIYRKTLLLNATSGCSANNSIRQTALSSTSTPVKTKKNNAKDKMNTDSTSKEEPPQGHAGYMSDLNPSNDIGSITNHMTEDTLNIMQFFWIAHYAWAIPFKISVVIYLLYLKLGISAVVGAIVCILIMTPLQFLIGNAMSKNSEVIAKYTDERLKKIHETLIGIKIIKLNAWDEVFFKKIQVSRKKELTYLNKDALFWTLMTILTHISTVLITFVTLGVYVWLPREADLNLNASRLFSALALFQQLTVPLLIFPITVPIIIAARVSTRRLQRFFEASEIQKQFEGIRNMARILSKSDASLDMYETQEKSNMTMRTAQAESMLNEKHIAQRTATLERPISTSESEDNSVQTTKQHDQQVGAISPSFFQEMGHQRLVQQRRELLRNTPYVAIRPPRLQGTVVEKHQEFSLMRARNTDSWRRDSLLLKMPDDIAVSINDGLFTWHPESHIPMVQLHIQGIVIPKGKLTIIVGKNGSGKTSLLSALLMEMPLLAGNMFWHKTCTISYVSQQPWLLNDTIRENILFGESFRPSRYDFVIEACALKPDIEIMPKGDFTIIGERGINISGGQIQRIAIARAIYSSANVVIMDDPLSSLDNEVGSQIFQRCVSQMLLKSNRTFILVTQQLNLIKEADYVIVMKNGRLQACGSYGDIESKHPQIPAKWNSIIATSNAKKENDSQNHVERTASERWKLLKNVSKLGLQRSISVTIDENGGGNTDGHDDSVSLSVTNMHDNDIEEDEEDNEISAVSAYRIFFPMETAAASICTESDLASMAHAISFMMCPYQSMSARQMMSLCVHVAGKWFIVEAVGLPTLGID from the exons ATGACGCAGTTGTTTAATATTATACACTGCAATCATTTAAATGGCCGAGTTCGCTCCATTTATgaaaatttaaatacaaatgTTTGTGGCATTGACCGCGTGAAGCTTCTTTTCACTTGTGTAAGCATATTGATATTGCTTTTTGCCTGTTTTTTCCTTTGGAATAAGTATGAAAC GTGTCATAAAACATTACTAAAGTTTCACAATTTACGTGCAGCTGTGTCACTGCTCATGTTGGCTGGCAGTAGCCTGGATCTAGCCAGGAGCTTACTGCCCCAACGCAGTGCACGGCAGCTCAGTCGTCTTTTTGAGTTATGGAATAGAGACACAAATTTTCTGGTTATAATAGGAGCGGGAGAAGCGTGGAATGCGCTTGCTTCCACGATATTGACAATTTTGCTAATGTGTTACCATCGTGTTATAGAGCGCAAGAAGAAGACAG TGTTTTTGTACGCGAGCATGGCCGTGGAGGTATTGGCTCTCGCTCTGCGTTCCAACGAATTGACAGAGGTTGCTTACTACGAGGAAGTACTAGAGCTTCAGACGTGCCTTGTGGGTATGTCTGTTTTATGTCTGCTGGTATTGGCTTCGTTGGATGGTTACACTATATATAATGAG CACTTTCGTGACAACTACGTGGATGACCATGGAAAAATAGGCTATAAACATTCACTTGCAACATTTTATTCAAAATCTTGCTTCTGGTGGTTGACTCCTTTGCTGAGGTTGGGCTATACGGAACCACTAGAACTTGAGGACTTGGGTGCAATGAAACTAGAGGATAGCGCTAGATCGCATTACGATCACTTTTTGTATGTTTACACAGATGAGATG AAAAAGTCAAGTTCATCCCCATCCTTATGGTATTGCTATGCAAAGAACAGTTGGCGAATGTTTGCTTTCGGCGGCATTTTAAAGCTGGCGGGAGACCTATTTGCGTTGATTGGCCCACTTGCAATACAGCAAATAGTACAATATATAGAAGAGCTTTATGCTACAGCGACCAATCCTTCAAAACAATGGAATGTGAAAGACGAGGGTGGTCAACCACTAATGTTGGCCTTCAATGTGAGCGGTATTCATATTGGCCAAGTAAGAGTTTACTATGCCACTTGGTCGGAATTGCTAACAAACGGCTGGAGCATTGCTTGGATTGTTCTACTAGCTGCAATTACACAGGGAGCCTTGTCCCAGGCTTCTACGCACATTCTTAATATGACGGGTATCTGGATAAAAACATCCCTACAGGGTCTAATTTATCGAAAGACCCTGCTATTAAATGCGACCAGCGGCTGTTCTGCTAATAACAGCATACGCCAAACTGCATTATCCTCAACTTCTACCCCggtaaaaacgaaaaaaaacaacGCCAAAGATAAGATGAACACGGATTCTACCTCTAAAGAGGAACCACCTCAAGGACATGCGGGATATATGAGCG ATTTAAATCCCTCTAATGACATTGGCAGCATTACCAATCATATGACGGAAGATACACTAAACATAATGCAATTTTTCTGGATCGCCCACTATGCATGGGCTATACCATTTAAG ATATCGGTGGTCATTTACTTGCTGTATCTCAAGTTGGGGATAAGTGCTGTCGTTGGTGCCATTGTGTGCATACTAATCATGACGCCACTGCAGTTTCTCATTGGAAATGCCATGTCTAAAAACAGCGAAGTTATTGCG AAATATACTGATGAGCGGTTGAAAAAAATACACGAAACATTGATTGGTATCAAAATTATAAAGCTAAATGCCTGGGACGAGGTTTTCTTTAAAAAGATTCAGGTGTCACGCAAAAAGGAGCTCACATATCTCAACAAGGATGCCTTATTTTGGACGTTAATGA CTATTCTTACACATATTTCGACGGTGTTGATTACTTTTGTGACTCTCGGTGTTTATGTGTGGCTACCTAGGGAGGCGGACCTTAATTTAAACGCCAGTCGACTGTTCTCTGCACTGGCCCTTTTCCAGCAGCTAACAGTCCCTCTGTTGATATTTCCGATTACTGTCCCAATTATTATAGCAGCAAGGGTTTCAACGCGTCGTCTGCAGCGATTTTTTGAGGCAAGCGAGATCCAAAAGCAGTTTGAGGGCATCCGAAATATGGCCAGGATATTAAGCAAGAGTGATGCCTCATTGGATATGTATGAAACGCAGGAGAAGTCCAACATGACAATGCGCACAGCACAGGCAGAAAGCATGCTGAATGAAAAGCACATTGCGCAACGAACAGCAACGTTGGAACGGCCGATATCGACGTCAGAATCAGAGGACAATTCTGTGCAGACAACCAAGCAACATGATCAACAGGTAGGAGCCATCTCTCCATCGTTTTTTCAAGAGATGGGCCATCAGAGGCTCGTACAGCAGCGTCGTGAACTGCTTCGCAACACACCGTACGTAGCCATTAGGCCACCAAGGCTGCAAGGAACCGTAGTAGAGAAACATCAGGAATTCTCACTGATGCGTGCTAGGAACACGGATAGCTGGAGACGTGATTCTCTCCTGCTCAAAATGCCCGATGACATTGCGGTGTCGATCAATGACGGTCTTTTCACATGGCATCCAGAAAGTCACATTCCAATGGTGCAATTACACATTCAAGGGATAGTCATACCGAAGGGAAAATTGACGATTATTGTCGGAAAAAATGGCAGCGGAAAGACATCCCTCTTGTCGGCCTTACTCATGGAGATGCCACTGTTAGCAGGAAATATGTTTTGGCACAA AACATGTACGATTTCTTATGTGTCTCAACAACCGTGGCTGCTCAATGACACCATCCGGGAGAATATTCTTTTTGGCGAATCCTTTCGACCCAGCCGTTACGATTTCGTGATAGAAGCATGTGCCCTTAAGCCTGACATTGAAATAATGCCAAAAGGCGATTTCACCATTATCGGAGAACGCGGCATCAATATATCAGGCGGACAGATACAGCGAATTGCAATTGCGCGTGCGATCTATTCATCGGCTAATGTGGTCATAATG GATGATCCACTGTCCTCGCTGGATAATGAGGTCGGGTCCCAAATCTTTCAGCGCTGCGTGAGCCAGATGCTGCTGAAGTCAAATCGCACCTTTATACTTGTGACACAACAATTAAATCTCATAAAGGAGGCGGATTAC GTAATCGTCATGAAAAATGGTCGCCTTCAAGCTTGCGGCAGTTATGGGGACATAGAATCGAAGCACCCGCAGATACCCGCCAAATGGAATTCTATAATAGCAACATCAAATGCAAAGAAAGAGAATGATTCACAAAA CCATGTTGAACGAACGGCATCTGAGCGCTGGAAGTTGCTGAAGAATGTTAGCAAACTTGGACTTCAGCGCTCGATTTCAGTGACCATAGATGAAAATGGTGGAGGCAATACCGATGGACACGACGACAGCGTTTCTTTATCAGTGACCAATATGCACGACAACGACATTGAggaggatgaagaagacaaTGAGATATCGGCGGTAAGTGCATA CCGTATCTTCTTTCCAATGGAAACTGCTGCAGCTTCAATTTGCACCGAAAGCGATCTAGCGTCTATGGCTCACGCCATCTCATTTATGATGTGCCCCTACCAATCGATGAGTGCCAGACAGATGATGTCATTATGCGTCCACGTCGCCGGCAAATGGTTCATCGTCGAGGCAGTAGGACTACCAACTCTTGGCATAGATTGA
- the LOC108161253 gene encoding ATP-binding cassette sub-family C member Sur isoform X1, producing MTQLFNIIHCNHLNGRVRSIYENLNTNVCGIDRVKLLFTCVSILILLFACFFLWNKYETCHKTLLKFHNLRAAVSLLMLAGSSLDLARSLLPQRSARQLSRLFELWNRDTNFLVIIGAGEAWNALASTILTILLMCYHRVIERKKKTVFLYASMAVEVLALALRSNELTEVAYYEEVLELQTCLVGMSVLCLLVLASLDGYTIYNEHFRDNYVDDHGKIGYKHSLATFYSKSCFWWLTPLLRLGYTEPLELEDLGAMKLEDSARSHYDHFLYVYTDEMKKSSSSPSLWYCYAKNSWRMFAFGGILKLAGDLFALIGPLAIQQIVQYIEELYATATNPSKQWNVKDEGGQPLMLAFNVSGIHIGQVRVYYATWSELLTNGWSIAWIVLLAAITQGALSQASTHILNMTGIWIKTSLQGLIYRKTLLLNATSGCSANNSIRQTALSSTSTPVKTKKNNAKDKMNTDSTSKEEPPQGHAGYMSDLNPSNDIGSITNHMTEDTLNIMQFFWIAHYAWAIPFKISVVIYLLYLKLGISAVVGAIVCILIMTPLQFLIGNAMSKNSEVIAKYTDERLKKIHETLIGIKIIKLNAWDEVFFKKIQVSRKKELTYLNKDALFWTLMTILTHISTVLITFVTLGVYVWLPREADLNLNASRLFSALALFQQLTVPLLIFPITVPIIIAARVSTRRLQRFFEASEIQKQFEGIRNMARILSKSDASLDMYETQEKSNMTMRTAQAESMLNEKHIAQRTATLERPISTSESEDNSVQTTKQHDQQVGAISPSFFQEMGHQRLVQQRRELLRNTPYVAIRPPRLQGTVVEKHQEFSLMRARNTDSWRRDSLLLKMPDDIAVSINDGLFTWHPESHIPMVQLHIQGIVIPKGKLTIIVGKNGSGKTSLLSALLMEMPLLAGNMFWHKTCTISYVSQQPWLLNDTIRENILFGESFRPSRYDFVIEACALKPDIEIMPKGDFTIIGERGINISGGQIQRIAIARAIYSSANVVIMDDPLSSLDNEVGSQIFQRCVSQMLLKSNRTFILVTQQLNLIKEADYVIVMKNGRLQACGSYGDIESKHPQIPAKWNSIIATSNAKKENDSQNHVERTASERWKLLKNVSKLGLQRSISVTIDENGGGNTDGHDDSVSLSVTNMHDNDIEEDEEDNEISAPYLLSNGNCCSFNLHRKRSSVYGSRHLIYDVPLPIDECQTDDVIMRPRRRQMVHRRGSRTTNSWHRLSGLSTLTATSASSSNSGNRIHRSGLTSSGSSYAESNADGIEMDMPPLLQDPRIKSWQPTKNLQHQLLARNASSPPAMEAAIDKPQCAEVGIERDKTEATSEDQVRGSFQQFLRRMSMRRSNKPKHHHQPLSATNSILSISEETAATSALQAADRGSIPSSSACIYNSDANDLEGQMDKQLPLMNATTKSVNLDYKDGNLINEPHNDCEISNVSSVTPLQHCEGNEETPPGTENEWIPMSESAIDAERKYGKISHHIYLMYIRASGVPIITVFFITALIWQCLRVYTDVWLRHWSDVHIQAQDVSKEEGHEVTYYFCMYAAISCVCIIMAMISTPAGQWAGCNARRNLHDKLLQSILHKTLHFFEVTPLGRIVNRFSNDMAIIDKKIAATCQRLLQFSFLCISAVLINLTITPWFLAFTLPICGAYYIIQKFYRCSARELQRIENSTNSPVISHLSETIQGVTTIRAYNQQARFTEILFRRLEANTIASALLNTSNRWLGISLDYLGGCIVFVAIVTSLATASISCSNYRYARDAAETYANNKSMPDLSSELRPTPSLVGLAINYTLLVPIYLNWVVKLLADMEMYAGSVERIAHYAKGQESDLEANEEISNEVDSSSLPTSMSTAGDKVYPGATTAAVDVDEDGGEGGDGDGAGAGEDADKLNAGNATGDGNHLNFHFHTATAGDKLQKATTKTSVIKKDKKLPPHSGKVDLPNEPARRRESCQLKRYQSVPISWPQRGDISFQNVSLRYEGQTQNVISDLTLKIPAGQRIGICGRTGSGKSSLGLSLFGVLQTTSGHILIDEVDIKQIRPEELRTRLSIIPQDVHLFNTTIRENLDPHGYYSDLQLWNCLELAQLKEFVKVNLPLGLDTVITDGAINLSAGHRQLLCLARAILRGSVCLVLDEATSALDSSTEAALLKAADKAFQGRTIITIAHRLITILDYDRLIVMENGRIIEDGNPRKLQQLPGSAFQRLLQKHP from the exons ATGACGCAGTTGTTTAATATTATACACTGCAATCATTTAAATGGCCGAGTTCGCTCCATTTATgaaaatttaaatacaaatgTTTGTGGCATTGACCGCGTGAAGCTTCTTTTCACTTGTGTAAGCATATTGATATTGCTTTTTGCCTGTTTTTTCCTTTGGAATAAGTATGAAAC GTGTCATAAAACATTACTAAAGTTTCACAATTTACGTGCAGCTGTGTCACTGCTCATGTTGGCTGGCAGTAGCCTGGATCTAGCCAGGAGCTTACTGCCCCAACGCAGTGCACGGCAGCTCAGTCGTCTTTTTGAGTTATGGAATAGAGACACAAATTTTCTGGTTATAATAGGAGCGGGAGAAGCGTGGAATGCGCTTGCTTCCACGATATTGACAATTTTGCTAATGTGTTACCATCGTGTTATAGAGCGCAAGAAGAAGACAG TGTTTTTGTACGCGAGCATGGCCGTGGAGGTATTGGCTCTCGCTCTGCGTTCCAACGAATTGACAGAGGTTGCTTACTACGAGGAAGTACTAGAGCTTCAGACGTGCCTTGTGGGTATGTCTGTTTTATGTCTGCTGGTATTGGCTTCGTTGGATGGTTACACTATATATAATGAG CACTTTCGTGACAACTACGTGGATGACCATGGAAAAATAGGCTATAAACATTCACTTGCAACATTTTATTCAAAATCTTGCTTCTGGTGGTTGACTCCTTTGCTGAGGTTGGGCTATACGGAACCACTAGAACTTGAGGACTTGGGTGCAATGAAACTAGAGGATAGCGCTAGATCGCATTACGATCACTTTTTGTATGTTTACACAGATGAGATG AAAAAGTCAAGTTCATCCCCATCCTTATGGTATTGCTATGCAAAGAACAGTTGGCGAATGTTTGCTTTCGGCGGCATTTTAAAGCTGGCGGGAGACCTATTTGCGTTGATTGGCCCACTTGCAATACAGCAAATAGTACAATATATAGAAGAGCTTTATGCTACAGCGACCAATCCTTCAAAACAATGGAATGTGAAAGACGAGGGTGGTCAACCACTAATGTTGGCCTTCAATGTGAGCGGTATTCATATTGGCCAAGTAAGAGTTTACTATGCCACTTGGTCGGAATTGCTAACAAACGGCTGGAGCATTGCTTGGATTGTTCTACTAGCTGCAATTACACAGGGAGCCTTGTCCCAGGCTTCTACGCACATTCTTAATATGACGGGTATCTGGATAAAAACATCCCTACAGGGTCTAATTTATCGAAAGACCCTGCTATTAAATGCGACCAGCGGCTGTTCTGCTAATAACAGCATACGCCAAACTGCATTATCCTCAACTTCTACCCCggtaaaaacgaaaaaaaacaacGCCAAAGATAAGATGAACACGGATTCTACCTCTAAAGAGGAACCACCTCAAGGACATGCGGGATATATGAGCG ATTTAAATCCCTCTAATGACATTGGCAGCATTACCAATCATATGACGGAAGATACACTAAACATAATGCAATTTTTCTGGATCGCCCACTATGCATGGGCTATACCATTTAAG ATATCGGTGGTCATTTACTTGCTGTATCTCAAGTTGGGGATAAGTGCTGTCGTTGGTGCCATTGTGTGCATACTAATCATGACGCCACTGCAGTTTCTCATTGGAAATGCCATGTCTAAAAACAGCGAAGTTATTGCG AAATATACTGATGAGCGGTTGAAAAAAATACACGAAACATTGATTGGTATCAAAATTATAAAGCTAAATGCCTGGGACGAGGTTTTCTTTAAAAAGATTCAGGTGTCACGCAAAAAGGAGCTCACATATCTCAACAAGGATGCCTTATTTTGGACGTTAATGA CTATTCTTACACATATTTCGACGGTGTTGATTACTTTTGTGACTCTCGGTGTTTATGTGTGGCTACCTAGGGAGGCGGACCTTAATTTAAACGCCAGTCGACTGTTCTCTGCACTGGCCCTTTTCCAGCAGCTAACAGTCCCTCTGTTGATATTTCCGATTACTGTCCCAATTATTATAGCAGCAAGGGTTTCAACGCGTCGTCTGCAGCGATTTTTTGAGGCAAGCGAGATCCAAAAGCAGTTTGAGGGCATCCGAAATATGGCCAGGATATTAAGCAAGAGTGATGCCTCATTGGATATGTATGAAACGCAGGAGAAGTCCAACATGACAATGCGCACAGCACAGGCAGAAAGCATGCTGAATGAAAAGCACATTGCGCAACGAACAGCAACGTTGGAACGGCCGATATCGACGTCAGAATCAGAGGACAATTCTGTGCAGACAACCAAGCAACATGATCAACAGGTAGGAGCCATCTCTCCATCGTTTTTTCAAGAGATGGGCCATCAGAGGCTCGTACAGCAGCGTCGTGAACTGCTTCGCAACACACCGTACGTAGCCATTAGGCCACCAAGGCTGCAAGGAACCGTAGTAGAGAAACATCAGGAATTCTCACTGATGCGTGCTAGGAACACGGATAGCTGGAGACGTGATTCTCTCCTGCTCAAAATGCCCGATGACATTGCGGTGTCGATCAATGACGGTCTTTTCACATGGCATCCAGAAAGTCACATTCCAATGGTGCAATTACACATTCAAGGGATAGTCATACCGAAGGGAAAATTGACGATTATTGTCGGAAAAAATGGCAGCGGAAAGACATCCCTCTTGTCGGCCTTACTCATGGAGATGCCACTGTTAGCAGGAAATATGTTTTGGCACAA AACATGTACGATTTCTTATGTGTCTCAACAACCGTGGCTGCTCAATGACACCATCCGGGAGAATATTCTTTTTGGCGAATCCTTTCGACCCAGCCGTTACGATTTCGTGATAGAAGCATGTGCCCTTAAGCCTGACATTGAAATAATGCCAAAAGGCGATTTCACCATTATCGGAGAACGCGGCATCAATATATCAGGCGGACAGATACAGCGAATTGCAATTGCGCGTGCGATCTATTCATCGGCTAATGTGGTCATAATG GATGATCCACTGTCCTCGCTGGATAATGAGGTCGGGTCCCAAATCTTTCAGCGCTGCGTGAGCCAGATGCTGCTGAAGTCAAATCGCACCTTTATACTTGTGACACAACAATTAAATCTCATAAAGGAGGCGGATTAC GTAATCGTCATGAAAAATGGTCGCCTTCAAGCTTGCGGCAGTTATGGGGACATAGAATCGAAGCACCCGCAGATACCCGCCAAATGGAATTCTATAATAGCAACATCAAATGCAAAGAAAGAGAATGATTCACAAAA CCATGTTGAACGAACGGCATCTGAGCGCTGGAAGTTGCTGAAGAATGTTAGCAAACTTGGACTTCAGCGCTCGATTTCAGTGACCATAGATGAAAATGGTGGAGGCAATACCGATGGACACGACGACAGCGTTTCTTTATCAGTGACCAATATGCACGACAACGACATTGAggaggatgaagaagacaaTGAGATATCGGCG CCGTATCTTCTTTCCAATGGAAACTGCTGCAGCTTCAATTTGCACCGAAAGCGATCTAGCGTCTATGGCTCACGCCATCTCATTTATGATGTGCCCCTACCAATCGATGAGTGCCAGACAGATGATGTCATTATGCGTCCACGTCGCCGGCAAATGGTTCATCGTCGAGGCAGTAGGACTACCAACTCTTGGCATAGATTGAGCGGCCTTAGCACGCTAACGGCTACCTCAGCTTCAAGTTCTAATAGCGGAAATCGAATTCATCGCAGCGGGCTAACTTCCAGCGGTAGTAGCTATGCAGAGAGCAATGCAGACGGGATCGAGATGGATATGCCGCCGTTGTTGCAAGACCCACGAATAAAGTCATGGCAGCCGACGAAAAACCTGCAGCATCAGCTGCTGGCTCGGAATGCGTCATCCCCGCCGGCCATGGAAGCGGCGATTGATAAGCCCCAATGCGCAGAGGTGGGGATTGAACGGGATAAGACAGAAGCAACGTCGGAGGATCAGGTTCGTGGCAGCTTTCAGCAGTTTTTGCGGCGGATGTCCATGCGGCGCTCTAATAAGCCCAAGCACCACCATCAGCCGCTGAGCGCCACCAACTCGATTCT GAGCATCTCTGAAGAAACTGCTGCTACTTCTGCTCTTCAAGCCGCTGATCGTGGATCCATACCCTCCTCATCTGCCTGCATATATAATTCAGATGCAAATGATTTAGAGGGACAAATGGATAAACAGCTGCCATTGATGAATGCGACCACAAAAA GTGTAAATTTAGACTACAAAGACGGCAACCTTATCAACGAACCCCACAACGACTGTGAAATATCAAACGTGTCGTCGGTGACGCCACTGCAGCATTGCGAGGGCAATGAAGAAACACCCCCAGGTACCGAGAACGAATGGATACCAATGTCTGAGTCTGCAATTGATGCTGAGCGCAAATATGGAAAAATATCGCATCACATATATCTGATGTATATACGCGCCTCGGGCGTGCCCATAATCACAGTCTTTTTTATCACCGCACTAATTTGGCAATGTTTGCGTGTCTACACGGACGTTTGGCTGCGGCACTGGAGCGATGTCCACATCCAGGCACAGGACGTGAGCAAAGAGGAGGGCCACGAAGTCACGTACTATTTCTGCATGTATGCCGCAATTTCGTGTGTTTGCATTATAATGGCCATGATATCAACACCGGCCGGACAATGGGCCGGCTGTAATGCCCGTCGTAATTTGCACGATAAGCTGCTGCAATCGATTTTGCATAAAACGTTGCATTTTTTCGAAGTCACACCGCTCGGACGTATTGTTAATCGTTTCAGCAACGACATGGCGATCATTGATAAG AAAATTGCCGCAACTTGTCAAAGGTTGCTGCAATTTAGTTTTCTCTGCATTTCCGCCGTTCTGATCAATTTGACCATTACTCCCTGGTTTTTGGCCTTCACACTTCCTATCTGTGGAGCCTACTACATAATACAGAAGTTCTACAGGTGTTCAGCGCG GGAGTTACAACGCATTGAAAACTCGACTAACTCACCGGTTATCTCGCATTTATCGGAAACAATACAAGGTGTGACCACAATACGGGCGTACAATCAGCAGGCACGTTTCACCGAGATACTCTTCAGACGTCTTGAGGCCAACACAATTGCATCTGCGTTGTTGAATACGAGTAACCGCTGGCTTGGCATATCATTG GACTATTTAGGTGGGTGCATTGTTTTTGTGGCCATCGTGACGTCACTGGCAACGGCAAGCATCAGTTGCAGCAACTACAGATATGCCAGGGACGCAGCAGAAACTTATGCCAACAATAAAAGCATGCCAGACCTCTCTTCGGAACTGAGACCAACGCCATCGCTTGTCGGGCTGGCCATAAACTACACGTTGTTGGTGCCGATTTACCTTAATTGGGTTGTAAAACTTTTGGCTGATATGGAGATGTATGCGGGCTCGGTGGAACGCATTGCACACTATGCCAAGGGACAGGAGTCCGATTTGGAAGCGAACGAAGAAATAAGCAATGAAGTCGATAGCTCGTCCTTGCCCACGTCGATGTCGACTGCCGGTGACAAAGTTTACCCAGGCGCAACGACAGCTGCCGTTGATGTTGATGAAGATGGAGGTGAaggtggagatggagatggagctggagctggggaaGATGCTGATAAATTAAATGCAGGCAATGCAACCGGCGACGGCAATCACTTAAACTTCCACTTCCACACGGCGACAGCTGGTGACAAGCTACAGAAGGCGACGACAAAGACGTCGGTGATTAAAAAAGATAAGAAACTGCCGCCACACAGCGGGAAGGTCGATCTGCCTAATGAGCCAGCTAGAAGGCGTGAGTCTTGTCAGCTTAAACGAT ACCAGAGCGTTCCCATTTCTTGGCCGCAAAGAGGCGACATCAGCTTCCAAAATGTCAGCCTGCGGTATGAAGGCCAAACACAGAATGTTATCAGCGACCTAACATTGAAAATACCAGCGGGTCAACGG ATTGGCATCTGTGGCCGCACTGGCAGCGGAAAGTCCTCGTTGGGCTTATCTCTATTCGGTGTATTGCAAACGACGAGTGGCCACATTCTTATTGACGAGGTGGACATTAAGCAAATCCGACCAGAAGAGCTGCGAACGAGATTATCGATAATTCCACAGGACGTGCATTTGTTCAATACTACGATACGCGAAAATCTTGACCCACATGGTTATTACTCGGATTTACAGCTGTGGAACTGCCTCGAGTTGGCGCAGCTAAAAGAGTTTGTCAAAGTGAATCTTCCGTTGGGTTTGG ATACAGTCATTACTGACGGTGCCATTAACTTGAGCGCCGGCCATCGGCAACTGCTGTGCCTTGCACGGGCCATTCTACGCGGCTCCGTTTGCCTGGTCCTGGACGAAGCAACAAGTGCCCTGGACAGCAGTACGGAGGCAGCCCTACTGAAAGCCGCAGATAAAGCATTCCAGGGACGCACAATCATAACCATTGCT CACCGGCTGATAACTATTCTGGACTATGACCGCCTAATTGTGATGGAAAATGGTCGCATCATTGAGGATGGAAATCCAAGGAAGCTGCAACAGCTTCCAGGCTCTGCTTTCCAACGCCTACTTCAAAAACATCCATGA